Below is a genomic region from Halostella litorea.
CGACGGCGGCGTCGCGGCGCGCCTCCAGCGTCGACCCGTACTCGCGGAACAGCGACGCGGTCGACGGGTCCGCCTCGCCCGTGAAGAAGCCGGAGGTCTGGGTGGCCCGCTGCTTGCCCGCCAGCGACGCGCCGACGAGGCCGCCGAGGCGGGCGACCGGGTCGTCCAGCCCGTCGAGGTAGACGTAGACGGCCGGCGTCGCGGTGGCGTCGTGGTCGCCGATTTCGGCCGTCACGTCGTCGTAGTGGTCGCGCTCCGCCGCGGCGGCCTCGGCGAAGAGGGCGACGTCGCCGTCGTCGGCCCACGCCCCGTACGTCTCCGCGGCCGCGTTCGCGTCGTCGGCCGCGGCCGCGAGGACGGCGTCGGCGTCCATCTCTCCGCCCGTGAGCGCGTACAGCGACTTCGAGGAGCCGAGCCGTGAGAGCGCGGTTTCGTTGTCGTCGCAGAGCGTGTCGAGGAATCCGTCTGCGGTCATGTCCCGGGATACGGACGGGGACGGTTTGTAAGCGTCGTCGGGGGCAGGGTTTGGCGGGGTCGGGGACGCCGGCCGACGCGGGCGACGGCCCGCCCGGCGAACCGCTGCCGCCCGGGTTCAGTCGGCCGCCTGCCCGCCGTCGACCGGGATGGTGACGCCGGTCACGAAGGAGGCGTCGTCGGAGCAGAGAAACGCCACGACGCCGGCCATCTCCTCCGGGTCGGCGTTGCGGCCCATCGGCACGTCGGACATGGCGCTCGTGTCGAACGGCAACTCGCGGGGGTCCGACCCGCCCGCCATCGTCTCCTGGATGTTCGTCTCCGTCGGGCCGGGCGCGACCGCGTTGACGCGGACGCCCCGGCCGGCGTACTCGAGGGCGGCCGTCTTCGTGAGTCCCACGACGCCGTGCTTGCTGGCGACGTAGTTCCCGAGGCCGCCCATCCCGACGAGCCCCGCCTCGGAGGCCGTGTTCACGATGACGCCCCCACCCTGCTCCTCCATCACCGGCAGTTGGGCCTTCATCCCGGCCCAGACGCCCTTCAGGTTGACGTCGATGAGCGCCTCCCAGTCGCCCTCGTCGATGTCGGCGACGCCCTCGAACCCGGTGAGGATGCCGGCGTTGTTGTGGGCGATGTCGAGGCTTCCGTACGTGTCGACCGCGACCTCGACCAACCGCTCGACGTCCTCGGCGTCGGCGACGTCGGCCGCGACGAAGGTGGCGGTCCCGCCGTCGTCCTCGATGGCCGCGACCACGTCCTCGCCGCGTTCCTCGTCGATGTCCGAGACCACGACGTTCGCCCCCTCGCTGGCGAGACGCCGGGCGGTTGCGCGTCCGATCCCCGATCCGGCTCCGGTGACGAGCGCCGTCTCGTCGGTAAATCGTTCCATGGTGGGATCCCGCCCGCAACTAACCCGAGGACCCACATATACGTGTGGTAGCACCCCCCACGCCGGCAGTCACTCCGGTGCGAGGAACCGGTAGAGTCCGACGAATACGCTCGTGACTAAGAGGCCGCCCCCGGTGACGACGAACAGTTGCGGGACGTCGAGGCCGCCGACTGTGAGGGTGTCGGGGAGCAACGCGCCGAGGACGACCGCGGCCAGCCCCAACCAGAAGACCTCGTTGCGCCGGTAGAGGGCCACGAGCGTTTCCGCCATGCCGGTACTGGCGGGAGCCGGGGCATAAGCCTTCACCCTCCGGGACGGCGGCGTGCCGTTCGGCCGGGCTACAGCACGAGGAGGAACAGGGGGTACGACCCCGCCACCGCGAGCGTCGGCGTGAGGACCCACAGCACCGCGATGCGCTTGACGGCGGCCGGGTCGAACAGGCTCTTCCGGTCGAGCTCCGGGGGGGCCTTCTCGCCGATGTCCGGGACCTCCGGGAGTTCCTCCGGCGGCTCCTCGGGCGGGGTTTCGCCGCGAGCGAGGTCCCCGACCGTCGGGCCGGTGGGGGCGTCCTCGGCCCGCGAGGCGGCGAGCGCCCCCGTCGACACCTCGACGTCCGGATCGCGCCCCGGGTCGGGCGTCGCGAGTTCGACGGCCGTCGCGGCACGGCTCGCCCGCCCCCAGCCCAGGCCGATGATACAGCAGGTGGTGCTCACCGCCAGGCTCGCCGGGATGCCGAGCATCGACAGGATCGTGATGATGGTCCCGCCGACGACCGAGACGATGAGCGCCGCCAGGATCGGCAGTTCGGTGATGTCGTCGCCGACGGTGTCCAGCGTCCGCCTGGCGATGGTGAACCCGCCCAGGCCGAACGCGAAGACCGCGAGCACCACGCCCTGGTCGACGGTCAGCGGCCCCTCCGAGCCGACCAGCGGCGCGACGGCGTTCGCCGCGTTCGACGCCCCCGCGGAGAAGCCCATGTAACAGGCGATGACAACGACCGCGGCGGAGCCGACGATGTCGCGTATCGACGCGTCGTCGTTGAACCGCGGGCGCGGCACGGTCCCGGACCGGTCCAGCCGTATCAGGTGCGAGTCGAGCCGGGTGAACGCGATCCGGCGGTCGAGGTACGGGTAGAGATACCGGCCGATGACCGCGCCGACGACGAACCCCACGAGCGGCGCGACGATCCAGGCCGAGACGATGGTGAACATCAGCGCCTCGTTGAGCGTGCCGGTCGCGAGCCCCAGCCCCACGATGGCGCCGACGGCCGTCATCGACGTCGAGGCCGGGACGCCGTAGAGGTTCGAGACGAGCAGCGACGCCCCGGTGAAAAAGAGGACGCCGACGCTTGCGACCGGGGAGAACTGCGAGGCGGGCACGATACTGCTGCTCATCGTGTCGATGACGTTCCGCCCGACGGTCCACGCGCCGACGAACGCAAACCCCGTGAAAAGCGCCGCGGCGGTCGTCTTCCGAACGAGGCGGCTCCCGACCGACGGCCCGAACGCGACGCCGGTCGACGACCCGCCGATGTTGAATCCGACGAACACCGCGACGAGGACGCCCGCCGCGGCGAGGAGTGTCACCATACTAGTACCGGCTACTCCATCGGCCAGTCTGATAAAACGGCGGTTACGACGGCGAGTCCGGACCCCGCCGGCGGTCCCGTCGGACGCTCCTCTGCCTCACTCCGCCGGCGCGTCGGCCGCCTCGTCCCCTCGCACTACCAGTACCGGGCCGACCGACCCCGCGGCGATCCGGTCCGCCTCGGCCCCGAACACGAGCGACGAGAGCGACGGGGCGCGCTCGCCCATCACGACCGCGTCGTGGCCCGGTGCCTCCTCGACGGTCCGGGCGACGGGGTCCCCGGAAACCTCCCGGGTCGTCACGTCGACCCCCGCCCGTTCGAGGTCGGCGGCGGCCGACCGGACCGTCTCCCCGGCCCCGTCGCCGTCCGTCACGAGCAGGAGCGTGACGCCGATGTCGCGGCTGTCGACGAGCGCCTCGACGAACCCGAGGATCCGCTCGACGTTTACGCCGCCGCTCACCGGGACGAGCAGCCGTTCGACGGGGCCGGTCACCCCGGTGATGGCGTACGCGTCGGCTCCGGTCTCCGCCGC
It encodes:
- a CDS encoding SDR family NAD(P)-dependent oxidoreductase; amino-acid sequence: MERFTDETALVTGAGSGIGRATARRLASEGANVVVSDIDEERGEDVVAAIEDDGGTATFVAADVADAEDVERLVEVAVDTYGSLDIAHNNAGILTGFEGVADIDEGDWEALIDVNLKGVWAGMKAQLPVMEEQGGGVIVNTASEAGLVGMGGLGNYVASKHGVVGLTKTAALEYAGRGVRVNAVAPGPTETNIQETMAGGSDPRELPFDTSAMSDVPMGRNADPEEMAGVVAFLCSDDASFVTGVTIPVDGGQAAD
- a CDS encoding inorganic phosphate transporter, whose protein sequence is MVTLLAAAGVLVAVFVGFNIGGSSTGVAFGPSVGSRLVRKTTAAALFTGFAFVGAWTVGRNVIDTMSSSIVPASQFSPVASVGVLFFTGASLLVSNLYGVPASTSMTAVGAIVGLGLATGTLNEALMFTIVSAWIVAPLVGFVVGAVIGRYLYPYLDRRIAFTRLDSHLIRLDRSGTVPRPRFNDDASIRDIVGSAAVVVIACYMGFSAGASNAANAVAPLVGSEGPLTVDQGVVLAVFAFGLGGFTIARRTLDTVGDDITELPILAALIVSVVGGTIITILSMLGIPASLAVSTTCCIIGLGWGRASRAATAVELATPDPGRDPDVEVSTGALAASRAEDAPTGPTVGDLARGETPPEEPPEELPEVPDIGEKAPPELDRKSLFDPAAVKRIAVLWVLTPTLAVAGSYPLFLLVL
- a CDS encoding universal stress protein produces the protein MTRVLVSLAVLEGETVSSGLVDLLATVDVTVLGYHEVPEQTPPDQARAQFEDRAVDALEDVTREFREAGGDADYRLVFTHDRGQSVRRVAAETGADAYAITGVTGPVERLLVPVSGGVNVERILGFVEALVDSRDIGVTLLLVTDGDGAGETVRSAAADLERAGVDVTTREVSGDPVARTVEEAPGHDAVVMGERAPSLSSLVFGAEADRIAAGSVGPVLVVRGDEAADAPAE
- a CDS encoding rubrerythrin family protein codes for the protein MTADGFLDTLCDDNETALSRLGSSKSLYALTGGEMDADAVLAAAADDANAAAETYGAWADDGDVALFAEAAAAERDHYDDVTAEIGDHDATATPAVYVYLDGLDDPVARLGGLVGASLAGKQRATQTSGFFTGEADPSTASLFREYGSTLEARRDAAVDALADLADDDGDWDRAADAASGAVQAAYDDYVEKLEAMGVNPKPVC